The genome window agtatttttctctgtaataaagctcttttgtggggTAACActcattttgattggctgggcctggctcccaattgggtgggcctatgccctcccatggctgcacccctgcccagtcatgtgaaatctttagattatggcctaatgaatttatttcaaatgactgatttcttgtatgaactataactcagtaaaatcgttgaaattattgcatgttgcttttatatttttgttcagtatgcttATTTCAGCAATTGAAAgactttctgtatagttgtcaaaggttttatattttatttaacctttatttgactaggcaagtcagttaagaacaaattcttatttacaatgacggcctaacccggacgatgctgagccaattgtgtgccaccctatgagactcccaatcatggctggttgtgatacagcctggaaacaAACTAGGGTCTATAGAGACAcctctaccactgagatgcagtgccttagaccgcttcaCCACTCGATCTGATAACCAACCCCCCTGGGCCACTTGGCCTAGATGCCCTGGCCCATGAGTGACAGATGAGAGGCTATACGCCTTCCCCCTGATCCCGCCGATTCCAGCGACTCTAGACAGAATCAGGGAAGCGGGCCACCAGGTCCTTCTGATTGCCCCGAGATGGCCGAGACGCCACTGGTTTAGCACAATACTGTCACTCCTAGTGGGGACAGCATGGGAACTACCTCGGAGGCCAGACCTATTGTCACAGGCGGAGGGCACATTGTGGCATCCTAATCCCTCCCACCTGCAGCTGTAGGCCTGGCTGCTGGCCCTTGAAAATGGTCTGGTTTAGATCTTGAGCCCTCTGTTGTTAACATCTAACAGCCAGGGCCCCCTCCATCAACCTATGACACGAGGTGGTGCGTGTTCTGCCAGTGGTGTGGGGAGCAGGGTGTTGCTCCAGAATCTTGCGGCATAAGAACTGCGCTCCAGTTCTTGAGGTCTTTGTTTGATGTTGACAGGGCTGCAGCCACACCTAAGGTATGCGCAGCAGCCATTTCAGCATGTCAGGATGAAGAGCAGGATGGGTCGCTTGACAGCCATCTGCTCATGGCAAGGTTTCTTAAAGGAGTCCGTTGATTACGCCCCTCGAGCTCCCTCAGTTCCCAAATAGGATTTGGATCTGGTTCTTGGAGTACTATCCATACCTCCCTTCGAACTGTTAGACGCTATAGACTTTAAACATTTGCTCTTAGGAGAGCGTTTCTGGTGGCCCTCACCTCTACCAAGAGAGCTGGCGAGCTTCAAGCTTCACCTGTAAGTAATGAGTGTTATCGTCGATGTCCCGGGTAAAGTGAGCTCTACTCTGCTGCCTAATCCTGCCTTCCTACCAACGGTCCTGCTCCCAGGTCACGTGAACAGGGAAATGATGCTAACAGCCTTATCCACCTCCATGCCCACTGGGGACACTGGTGAGATCTACCAATGATCTCCTTGTCTGGGAGAATAATGGCCGCAGCAATGGGGTCCATGATAGGGTCCTCAGCCGAAGACATGAAGGTCCAATGCTTTCACTGGCTTGAGACATGGAACCTTGAGTTCAACTTAGCCCAAGTTGACGCAGTTCATTGGAGAACTTGGAGCACTGatgaatgtacagtgcattcggaaagtattcagaccccttcactttttccacattgttacattacagccttattcaaaaattgattaaatcgctttttaactcatcaatctacacacaataccccataatgacaaagcaaaaacagggttttaagaaatgtttgcaaatttataacaaaaacgtatcacatttacatacgttttcagaccctttactcagtactttgttgaagcacctttggcagcgattacagcctcgtgtcttattgggtatgatgctacatgctcggcacacctgtatttggtgagctattttcaggtctctccagagatgttagatcagtctgggctctggctgagccactcaaggacattgagacttgtcacaaggccactcctgcattgacttggctgtgtgcttagtcattgtcctgttggaaggagaacTGTCACCCCAGTCTTaggttctgagtgctctggagcaggttttcatcaaagatctctctgtactttgctctgttcatctttcccttgatcctgactagtctcccagtccctgccactgaaaaacatccccacggcatgatgctaccagcaccatgcttcaccgtagggatggtgccaggttttctccagacgtgacacttggcattcaggccaaagagttcaatcttggtttcatcagaccagagagtcttgtttctcatggtctgagagtcctttaggtgccttttggcaaacttcaagtgggctgtcatgttctTTTAATTgaggtgtggcttccgtctggccactctaccataaaggcctgattagtggagtgatgcagagatggttgtccttctggcagggtctcccatctccacagaggaactctggagctctgtcagagtgaccatcggctcttgatcacatccctgaccaaggcccttctccccgattgctcagtttggaaacaggatgcacccaaactcaatttcgagtcttatagcaaagggtcggaatacttatgtaaataaggtatttctgtaaaaaaaaaaatttaataaggctgtaacgtaacaaaatgtggaaaaagtgttaggggtctgaatactttccgaatacactgtacacTCTGCCCAGGCTGCTGTTAGGGTCTGGTTTAATATCTACATCTTTCAGAATCCTAGAGCTcctgcacagagcactgacctcaaccccattaaacacctttgggatgaattggaacaccaactgcgagccaagcctaatcgcccaacatcagtgcccaacctcactgatgctcgtggctgaatggaagcaagtccctgcagcaatgttccaccatctattggaaagccttcccagaagagtacaGGCTATTATAACCGCAAAAGagggacaaactccatattaatgcccatgattttggaatgagatgtttgacgagcaggtgtccacatacttttggacatgtagtgtatgtctatagaacagatcatcTGTATAACACCCCTTTAATACTATATCAGgtgtattgtaatgaaacagcaggcagggagcaggtctcgaaccctcgaccttcaagcccaaagtccggcgcgctatcgactgtgccgcaaaagcatgctcgagcggcagagtcgatttccgcgcttttaaacccagggtcgttacactactCCCTCCTTTCAAAGAGCGCGTCCTCGCGCTAGCTTGCGACTCAACGTCTTACAGGAACGCGCTCACCGGCCAAGCACACGCACTGTCGTGGATGCAAGGTCCGATCACTTCCGTATAAAGTAGTTCTGTTCTCAGGGCAATATGTGAATTAAGTAATAATTTATTCTAGGGATATCAGAATATATTTCGGGAAATTCCACTCACAATCCCCAAAAGGTATGGATGTGAGAAGCCAAACTCAACTGCCACAGTAATAGACCGTGTGAGAAGAGCTCCTgagaactgactgactggccaacTCTCGCGAGATTAGTGAGGCGCGAGTTTTGAATCTCACTCCGGAAACAGCTGCAGCTCTAGCCAGTATGAGAGAAGGCTAACTAGGATGCGAAGAGCAACGGTGTTTAGCTAGAGAACACCCAATCTCACCTAGTTTGGGTAGGCTCGGTACCCAGCCTCAATCTCCAGAGAGAAGAGGCTAACGTCCAGCTGAAGCTAACAAACAACGCAATTCGCAGTGAGACAACCAACGTTTAGCCTCGCGCCGTGAACAGGTTGGCCCAAACGGTTCACCCTGCTTCGTAGCACGGTGTCGACCTGTAAGAAACAGTtaagaccaacaaaaaaacactgCAGAGCACTCCTAACAGGAGCAAGCTTCACCCAAAGTGGAATATACTCTACACACTCAATGAAAAACTCACCTACGGAGTCTTCTACATCCACTTCTCGCTCACTTGCGTAGCGGAGGGAAGATAAGAGAAAGTGATGCTACTCGCAACACATACGTGGTACAGAATTACTTTGAAATTAATATCTCAACTCATCCTTCCGCCAGGCGGAAGGATAACCATTTGAGTGACTAGCATAGTCCCTCAAGCGAAATAGAACAAAAAGATCATAGAGTATGCTTTGAGATGCTCAGCTATCTAGAATTCTACCGATTCCCATTTTTCAATGAGAAACACATTTTAATTAGATCAGATAGGTGTGTTGTAACTGTTTCCAAATAATTACATTAACATACTGTGTATTGCTAAGAATGTGAGCGTCGGGTTACACCCAGGCCAACAGCACTAATGACGAATACCCTAACCACTGTCCTGGGACAGTACAGTTAGGCCATGTCCAAAAGAAAAAACCATAAACCCCAGAAACAActtgataggtgtaagcaatagggatcagctctgttaaaagtacactcaagaaaaacctttattgatcatagtgattcaggagtatcatTAAAACAGGTTAATATGCCCCACGAACATCAGAAAacaataaataagtaaataaaatcAGTGATGAGACAATAGTCtaactgaaacagacaggatgaTCTGAATACCGTGAACCAAGagtttgtgagttcaaatcccaggtgaggacatgtagaataataatgactgtataaatgaacatgcacatgtAATCATGTATTTctaatatgtaagttgaaaacactaTGTTAAAAGCATTGTGTGAGTTCCTAGCCTTGccaacaagacaaaggagatgattgtggactacaggaaaaagaggaccgagcaccccccccattctcattgacaggggctccagtggaacaggttgagagcttcaagttccttgctgtccacatcaccaacaaactaacatggtccaagtacactaagacagccgtgaagaggacacaacaaaacctattccccctcaggagactgaaaagatttggcatgggtcctcagatcctcaaggttctacagctgcaccataaaGAGCATGCTGAcgggcctctgaccgcaaggcactacagagggtagtgcgaacggcccagtacatcactggggccaagcttcctgccatccaggacctctataccaggtggtgtcagaggaaggccctaaatattgtcagactccagccaccctagtcatagactgttctctctgctaccgcacgacaagcggtaccagagcgccaagtctaggtccaagaggcttctaaacagcttctacccccaagccataagactccagaacatctagtcaaatggctacccagactatttgcagtgcccccccccgcccctctttacaccactgctacgctcggttgtcatctatgcatagtcactttaataactctacctacatgtacatattacctcatataaccggtgcccccgcacattgactctgtatcggtaccccccccccgtatatagtctcgctattgttatttcactgctgctctttaattacttgttactttgatctcttattcttatctgtattttttttaactgcattgttggttagggactcgtaagtaagcatttcactgtaaggtctacacctgttgtattcggcgcatgtgactaatacaactacattttatttttgattttatttgaataCAAAAATAGAGGTGAATGGATCGATCAAGTGATTTTACAAATCAGGGCCTTGATGGGCTTGGCAACAGTAATAAAGTGTGATGTGTAATTACAATCAGGTGACATCCTGACAACTGATACACAGAAATGAAACCCATGAAATGTGTCTACAACATGAATATCTTACATTCTGAGAAAATTGCAActctcagaaaactggacacatgaatgttcttgcaacgtcccATGAAGTGTGTCTAGAACATTCATATTGTATAttatgcagtggtggaaaaagtacccaattgtcatacatgagtaaaagtaaagataccttaatagaaaatgactcaagttaatgtgagtcacccagtaaaatcctgcttgagtaaaagtcaaagtatttggttttaaatatacttaagtatcaaaagtaaatgtaactgctaacatatacttaagtatcaaatgtaaaagtataaatcatttcaaattacttatattactcaaaccagacggcaccattttcttgttttttaaatttacagatagccaggggcacactccaacactcagacataatttacaaacgactCGTGTTTAGTGAGGCAGTGATAATTGTGTGAATTAgtcaattttcctgtcctgctacgaGTACTTTtcagtgtcagggaaaatgtatggagtaaaaagtacagcaTTTCTTTAAGAATGTTGTGAAGtgaaagttgttaaaaatataaataataaagtcaattacagatacccccccaaaaatgttttactttactttacaccactgatattctgagaacatgacaaccatgttctgtgtatgtttggcaGAACGTTGATGGAATATTTTTCTAatcctcagaaaactggacacatgaatgttcttgcaacgtcccATAAAACGCATTTAGAACATGAATATAGAGAACATTGTAACCACATTCTAGATACGTTCTGCCTGACATGAAGAGAGTGTTCTAACTTTAACACCAAAACATGCTAAAAGGGTTCTCAGAAGGTTTTTGCTAAAAGAGAGAATGTTTCCCTAACGGAAAATTGGACACTCAAACATTAAGGGAACATTAGGTTAACATTACAAAAACGTTTTCTCTCCATAGTATTGTTAGCTGGGTATCCCGAGAATCTGGTCAACCAGTGCAACATGGCGCCTCCCCAATCCCCCCAGCTGGCTGTTTGGGCCCTGTTTGGGGTGGTCTCCTGACAACTGACCCCCCCTCATCCATCCCATACACCCCCAGCTCCACCCCTCCTGCTGCTAGACTTGGACATGACTGCCACACTGAAAAACAGCCAGATAGATACATTTTACAAGTTGCACAGTGTAAAGtttatattctaacacagtgTTTGCACAAACCATGTAAACAAAGAGGGGATCATGGTAGCCTTCATTTCTATGGACACTTTAAATCTCTATAGTACAGTGGTAGCGATAGTAGTAGtgctgtagtagtagtgatagtacaGACTTTGTTGTCTGTTCAGATACACTGCATTATGTCTGGCTGATAACATATGGTGGTTGTTTGGAGGTTTCCAGAGTGTGATGATGTAAGGCCACTTACTCCTTACTTTCTCTGGACATGAGAATGTCCCCAACAACATCTGGAACTCATTGTGACACACAGAATGGTGGGGCCTTTTCCTTTGATTCAGTTGAAGCTCAAGGCCAGGGGAGTGAGAGTGATCTATTTCCTCTGGCTGGATTTGTGAATGAAGAGGAGACAAAAGGGGGAGCGCACCAGACCCAGtgatacagtagactacagagacAGTTTGAATGGATTCAATTCACTTCAGTTGTTGTTAGCCATTTACTTTGCCTGCTTTCCCAACAGTATCTCTGTAACTGAATATGTCTGGGTGCGTGGGTATTTGcctttctctcccatctctaAATGTACAATTGTACTGTATTAAGAATTTATATTCCATTCTGAGGATACAATTAGAATACAAATGTTATCCCTTAAATGTTGTGCCCTGCAAAGGCCTAGTGGATTGCTGCTCTTAGTTGCTCTGTGATCAGGGAGGATGGGGCCCCTCTCAAGAAGCGAGAGGGGACACAAAAAGGACTGACAGGGAGTCATCCAAGTCCTGTCCTTTTAATGATAATTGTATTTTTCAGTATTCCAACAATAACAACTATGTGGTAGCACTGAGATGTCCTGCCTCCCCCCAGTCTCTGTGTCCGGTGAGCCAACATTGTGTAAAGACAATAGCAGCCGGGAATAGTAGTATAGGCCTAGACTCATAAAGGGCGCCATTGTTTCTAAGACCTCCAAAAAATAGAGAGGAAGTAGATTCAGGAACAAAGAAAATGTGAAAAGAAAATCCCGGCAGTGCGGGACTGTGTTCTATTTAGATTTGGAGGTTCAGGAACCCGGAGGAATGTGGAGAGCCCAAGTGAGCAACAGAGAAATATTTCTTCCAGTGGAGGCTGTTTTTTTAAAAGGAATGGGTTATTATAGTTGGCCAGTTAAAGCCCTTAAATAGCCATGACATCATGGCTGGGGCTGGTGCTGGATGGGAGAGACAATGGAGGGTTTGTGCCCGAAGAACTCTAGAGAGCTTTGGGGGGTTTGGGGAGAGTCGGAGGGCGGCTAGAGTGGGGGGTTAGAAGCCACATCTGGTCTCTACCTGCCCTATTCAAACGCGGAGTGGGAATCAAGTGTTCCAAACTGCATTTGGAGACATTTTACTGGTGGCTACACTGAGCTCAAGTTCAGTACAAGATGCATGGCTTTGCTCATATATGTACTGTGCACCTTCATATTTATGAAATATGCCTTATGAAACATTTGTTCTAAGTACTGTATAACACATTCACTATACTTATGAAATGTGTTTGACGTCAATATTACAAATGAATAGCGGAAACATTTGAGTCTGAAGCCTCAGAAAGTAGGCTACGAAAAGAATGACAAACTCAGCGCTGCTATATTGGAAAAGATTTGAATGTTTGTGAATGACTGATACCATGAAGTGCAGTAGTATCATGTGTAATCTATCTGACGCTCTGCTTTGGTTGATCTTCTAAAATCAGTCATAATGTTTGGTATTCCAAATGGTAGCAATTGGCATGGAACTTAATATGCACCATAAATGAATCAATGTCTACCTCACAAAGTAGATATGCATTACAAACAATCTATTATGTTTCACTGATTATATTTTCACTAAGCCATGTCTCAGCTCCACCACAtgaagtcagtcagtcaatgacaTCAATTCAACAGCTGTCTCCCAGAGCGGCGCTTATGAAAACTGATCATATTACTCCCAAATGTTACAGCATGTGACCTTAGCATGCACCCCCTCAGTGTATCCTATCTATAAATGCTAAATTTACTCAGATGGAGTCAAGAGTGTTTTACTGTGCCTCTTTGGCTGGGGGCGCTTTGTCTTTGTCAAGTGGGCCGTGTCAATGACATTgtaaaaagtgtgaaacaaatagCATTGAATTCAACTGaatttttccccccactgtttgTTGAACACTCTGCCTCATACTTGTGTCCTGAGTTAGAGGAGCAGTAAAACAGAGACTCTCACTAACAACCAGTGTCTACTCCATAATAACAACTTCATTGATAGTGTTCAGATGCTGTTTTTGAATGTGAATCGATTATATAAATCGTTTACAAACTTTGAAATAATCAAGAAAAACACCCATCTGAGATCAGAACTAGACGGTAACTCTAGTTGATATTAGCCCAAATGGCCACAGAAGCCTTCACCACTAGTGAAACCCTAATAGGCTTACCTCATAATCTCTGTCATCACCCTCTGTTAAGACCTCTAAGGCCTTTTCTGTGTGCCTGTTGGGCATAACGATTATACCATGTTAAATTCTATGTTGAAAAGTCTGCATCTTTTGCCCGCAATGATAAAACGTTATTTTCTCTCACAGTGATATGTTCTGTTCCCTTTCCCTTACAGATTACTCTGGCGCTGATAAGACTGGGCCAGGGGTCCCTGGTGGGGTGGACTCAGAGTATGGCCCTGACGGCCTATCAGGAAAACTAGGTAGGATCATAAAAAAGTAACATTACTACAGTTAATTGCATTAGATTGAGTCTTATTTCATGATTTTTGTATCCATCTCTGCAAGGTATTAAACCCCAAACTCTCCTTCCTCCTTTTCCCAAAGTTCGACCCCGTTTCACCCAGCCTGCTAAAATGAGGAAGCGTGTGATCGCCCGGCCCGTCGGGAGTTCTGTGCGGCTGAAGTGTACGGCCAGCGGTAACCCTCGGCCAGACATTGTGTGGCTGAAGGACGACAGACCACTGACAGAGAGTGAGGTGGGCGAGGGGCGCCAGAAGAAGTGGACCCTGAGCCTGAGGAACCTGACCCCGGAGAACAGCGGCAGGTACACCTGCAGGGTCTCCAACCGAGCCGGAGAGATCAATGCCACCTACAAAGTGGAGGTCATACGTAAGTATCAGAGAGTCACAGAGGTCAGAGTCATAAATACACTTAACGAGCCAGTTCACCTGGAAAGATCTCATAACTAATGTATGTGGTGGACTCCCCAGGGGAAGGAACCAGATAATAATGTAGTATATATCACAGTCCTCCAGACCGAGTTCTATGGATGTTGTGATAATGACCATTTTTGGCTATCATGGATGGAAATCAATCTGGTCAACATTGATACAATTGCCATGTAATCGTAGTAATGTTGGGTCTGGATTTGAGGTGGAACCACAACCTTTTGGAGATCCTTACTCTCTGCTCTAACTTAGTCAGACTGCTGAGTTTGATCAGTAAGTCTTAACTCACATCCCTGTTCCATGGATGAATGTTACTCCTATCCCTGCTCCATGGATGAATGTTACTCGTATCCCTGCTCCATGGATGAATGTTACTCGTATCCCTGCTCCATGGATGAATGTTACTCGTATCCCTGCTCCATGGATGAATGTTACTCGTATCCCTGCTCCATGGATGAATGTTACTCGTATCCCTGCTCCATGGATGAATGTTACTCACATCCCTGCTCCATGGATGAATGTTACTCGCATCCATGTTCCATGGATGAATGTTACTCACATCCCTGCTCCATGGATGAATGTTACTCGCATCCATGTTCCATGGATGAATGTTACTCTTATCCCTGCTCCATGGATGAATGTTACTCGCATCCCTGCTCCATGGATGAATGTTACTCGTATCCCTGCTCCATGGATGAATGTTACTCGTATCCCTGCTCCATGGATGAATGTTACTCGTATCCATGTTCCATGGATGAATGTTACTCGTATCCCTGCTCCATGGATGAATGTTACTCGTATCCCTGCTCCATGGATGAATGTTACTCGTATCCCTGCTCCATGGATGAATGTTACTCGTATCCCTGCTCCATGGATGAATGTTACTCGTATCCCTGCTCCATGGATGAATGTTACTCGTATCCCTGCTCCATGGATGAATGTTACTCGTATCCATGTTCCATGGATGAATGTTACTCGTATCCCTGCTCCATGGATGAATGTTACTCGTATCCCTGCTCCATGGATGAATGTTACTCGTATCCATGTTCCATGGATGAATGTTACTCGTATCCATGTTCCATGGATGAATGTTACTCGTATCCCTGCTCCATGGATGAATGTTACTCGTATCCCTGCTCCATGGATGAATGTTACTCGTATCCCTGTTCCATGGATGAATGTTACTCGTATCCATGTTCCATGGATGAATGTTACTCGTATCCCTGCTCCATGGATGAATGTTACTCGTATCCCTGCTCCATGGATGAATGTTACTCGTATCCCTGCTCCATGGATGAATGTTACTCGTATCCATGTTCCATGGATGAATGTTATTCGTATCCCTGCTCCATGGATGAATGTTACTCGTATCCCTGCTCCATGGATGAATGTTACTCGTATCCATGTTCCATGGATGAATGTTACTCGTATCCATGTTCCATGGATGAATGTTACTCGTATCCATGTTCCATGGATGAATGTTACTCGTATCCCTGCTCCATGGATGAATGTTACTCGTATCCCTGCTCCATGGATGAATGTTACTCGTATCCCTGCTCCATGGATGAATGTTACTCGTATACCTGCTCCATGGATGAATGTTACTCGTATCCCTGCTCCATGGATGAATGTTACTCGTATCCCTGCTCCATGGATGAATGTTACTCGTATCCCTGCTCCATGGATGAATGTTACTCGTATCCCTGTTCCATGGATGAATGTTACTCGTATCCCTGCTCCATGGATGAATGTGCTCATCTAATCATGTAGATGAGAAGCATATTGAAGACAGGTCTGAGAATGAGTGTTGTGTTCTGGTGTGTGGGGTGAGGAGGTGGTTGCTAAACCCCAAGCCCCTCCAATCTGGAGCTGATTAGGGtccagctgcctgcctgcctgcctgccccccccCAGACATGTGTGCTGTACAaccaggagcagagagagaggaaactaaTCACgtgctatttctctctccctctctaataaCTGTATGGACATCTGCGCTGGTTTAGGCAAAGAGTCAGCCATGTGGGAAATGTGGGATGGCTGTGACAGTTTGTCCATTATGTCTCTCTGCAGAGCGGACCAACTCCAAGCCCATCCTGACAGGCACTCACCCGGTCAACACCACAGTGGACTACGGTGGGACTACCTCATTCCAGTGCAAAGTGAGGAGCGATGTCAAACCCGTCATCCAGTGGCTCAAGCGTGTGGAGTCCAACGAGGAGAGTCGGTACAACTCCACCATTGAGGTGGGCGACCATCACTTCGTGGTGCTGCCCACGGGAGAGGTGTGGTCACGCCCTGATGGCTCCTACCTCAACAAGCTGCTCATCACCCGTGCCAAGGAGGAGGACTCTGGCATGTACATCTGCCTGGGCGCCAACACCATGGGCTACAGCTTCCGCAGCGCCTTCCTCACCGTTCTGCCAGGTAACACCAGTGCCAGGCTGCCTGCCCTCTAGTACATCATACCCCCCATAAACTCTTACCTGGCCTCCCAACAATCCAACTTTCAAAATATTTCCCATTGTACACACAAACTCCTCTGTTTCCAGTTTTCTTCTTCCACAGGTTCTTGTGAGCTTTGTATGCAGTGATTTCGAGTGCTGAGCGATAAGtactttttgaggtcggttcagtTTCAGTTCGATTATTAAAAAGATAATCATGTTTTTTGATTTCGGTttagcaaatgtttttttttaacgttaattgcactatgcattatgtgggttgaatgctgtaacaacacagaataaaacaattaataaaagtcccatgatggtagtgactgcccatttaCTGCttatctgatttatctctacagaaactgAGCATTGAGCTcaccaaaaaaataaaacatttaattcaCATAATTGAACCGACCAAAAtattggttaatcgctcagcactattcatttctctaccaagACTCTCTCAGCATGTGTAGCTACTTCTTTGTTCAACTTTATTGTTTAGAATGATTGACTCCATGTTGACTGATCCTTCTTTTTTTGGGGCCCTCTCCTCCTGCAGACACCAAGCCACCCATCACCCCGATGTTCACCCCAGCCTCCAGCCCCCTCCCCTGGCCTGTCATCATTGGCATCCCTGCTGGCATGGTGTTCATCTTTGGTACAGTGCTGCTGTGGTTCTGCCAGAGTAAAAAGCACTGTTCCCCAACCAGCACTGCGTCTGCCCAGGTCCTGCAGGCCTCCCACCGGCTGCCCTACCGGGAGAGGGACAGGAGCTTTGTGGTCCCTTCCTCCAGCCCAGAGAAGGACTGCCTGGGCTCCATAAACTATGAGGAGTATCTGGCTCAGCAGCAGCTTCTCCTCACTCAAGGgggctctgccccccccccccccaaaatctacCCCAAAATCTACAATGAcatccacactcacacacactcccacgTGGACGGGAAGGTGCACCAGCACATTCACTTTCAGTGTTAGCCATGTGTCAAATGTTGTCCCCTCTCTGCGCCTCTGAAGGATTGCATCGTAAAGCGAAGGTTTGAGCTTTGGACTGAACCTCAGAGAACAGCTCTCTGGTTAAACACATCTGGGGCTGCTCTTTGAACTGTCACCTTGCCAGTGCTGGATCTT of Salmo salar chromosome ssa01, Ssal_v3.1, whole genome shotgun sequence contains these proteins:
- the LOC106598245 gene encoding fibroblast growth factor receptor-like 1 isoform X1, whose amino-acid sequence is MGVLKIMLLIFESVLLSDCARGPPWVSERVAHRQPVRLGSSIKLPCPVEGDPPPLIMWTKDGRNIHSGWIRFRILRLGLKIKEVEAEDAGTYVCKATNGFGSVNINYTLIVIDYSGADKTGPGVPGGVDSEYGPDGLSGKLVRPRFTQPAKMRKRVIARPVGSSVRLKCTASGNPRPDIVWLKDDRPLTESEVGEGRQKKWTLSLRNLTPENSGRYTCRVSNRAGEINATYKVEVIQRTNSKPILTGTHPVNTTVDYGGTTSFQCKVRSDVKPVIQWLKRVESNEESRYNSTIEVGDHHFVVLPTGEVWSRPDGSYLNKLLITRAKEEDSGMYICLGANTMGYSFRSAFLTVLPDTKPPITPMFTPASSPLPWPVIIGIPAGMVFIFGTVLLWFCQSKKHCSPTSTASAQVLQASHRLPYRERDRSFVVPSSSPEKDCLGSINYEEYLAQQQLLLTQGGSAPPPPKIYPKIYNDIHTHTHSHVDGKVHQHIHFQC
- the LOC106598245 gene encoding fibroblast growth factor receptor-like 1 isoform X2; this encodes MWTKDGRNIHSGWIRFRILRLGLKIKEVEAEDAGTYVCKATNGFGSVNINYTLIVIDYSGADKTGPGVPGGVDSEYGPDGLSGKLVRPRFTQPAKMRKRVIARPVGSSVRLKCTASGNPRPDIVWLKDDRPLTESEVGEGRQKKWTLSLRNLTPENSGRYTCRVSNRAGEINATYKVEVIQRTNSKPILTGTHPVNTTVDYGGTTSFQCKVRSDVKPVIQWLKRVESNEESRYNSTIEVGDHHFVVLPTGEVWSRPDGSYLNKLLITRAKEEDSGMYICLGANTMGYSFRSAFLTVLPDTKPPITPMFTPASSPLPWPVIIGIPAGMVFIFGTVLLWFCQSKKHCSPTSTASAQVLQASHRLPYRERDRSFVVPSSSPEKDCLGSINYEEYLAQQQLLLTQGGSAPPPPKIYPKIYNDIHTHTHSHVDGKVHQHIHFQC